Sequence from the Candidatus Zixiibacteriota bacterium genome:
TATTGAATCTATCAAACGGGCACTCTTGGATAGTCAAAAAGACAAGATAAAATTCCAGACAGAATCAATAAGTGCTTTAAGGAAAAAATACGATCATACCCGCAGACTACTTGACAGGGCATATGAGGACAAGCTAAGCGGTCTTATTTCTGAGGATCTTTGGCAGAGGAAATCGGCTGAATGGGAGAATGCTTTAATTGATATTCAAATCCAAATCAAGGCCCATGAGAATGCCAATTTCAATTATTATGAAACCGGCAGTGCCATTTTAGAACTGGCTAAGAGCGCATACAACTTATACTTGAATCAAAGCAGGCAGGAACAACGGGAACTGCTGAATACTTTACTATCGAACTGCACTTTCTATCTCGGAACTCTTTATCCCACATACAGAAAACCCTTTGACGTCCTTGCCAAAGGGTCTGATTTTCAATCAAAGCGGGGTTGACGAGACTCGAACTCGCGACCTTCTGCGTGACAGGCAGACGTTCTAACCAAACTGAACTACAACCCCGACTTGCAAAAATATCTCTATTTCAATCATCCGGCAGAAAATGAATCCCAAAAAACTATTATCCGCCTGATTTAATTAGTTCCTCTAACCTTTCTCTATTCTTCCATGACTTCAGTTGTTTTTCTCTTCTGACCGCTTCCGATCGCGATTCGAATTCCTCGCTGTAAGCCAACTCCCAAGGAATCCCACTTCTCGTATATAACGACCT
This genomic interval carries:
- a CDS encoding GIY-YIG nuclease family protein, which produces MKFYAYILRSRKTDRFYIGSTSDLIDRLQRHNGGRSLYTRSGIPWELAYSEEFESRSEAVRREKQLKSWKNRERLEELIKSGG